Genomic window (Lampris incognitus isolate fLamInc1 chromosome 3, fLamInc1.hap2, whole genome shotgun sequence):
CGTCCCGATCTGAACCGATTCCGGGCGAGCGTCACGGTGTGGTACAGGAGACACGCCGCCACCCCGAACAGCACCAGGGAGCCGGGGCAGCATCTGCGGCGCAGCGTCCACAGGCGGCCGCACAGCATCCCCGCTGCGGTCCCAAGTTAGTCGGCAGAAAACCAGAACCATACCACGAGGAGATGCCCCGTCTCTCacatgtccccccccctctccaaccAAACTAGGTCGTACTCCTCTCCCGGGTCCAATCCGGACGTTGTAACCATGAAGTGCCAGAAACCACTCCAGAGAATCCGGGCTTTGCTCACATCCCTCCAATCCCTGGCGGAGACCACGCAGGGTTCGCTCAGCCGGTCCGCTGAAGTCCGCGGAAAAAGTCGCGCGGCATCGCCGCGAGCAAATCTACATAAACCCGCCGCTCGTGAGAGTCGACGCGTGGAAATTCAAAGTGCGCCACTCATTTGTCCCGCGCTGCGGCGGCCGCGGGTCTGGCGGCTCATCAGTCGCGGGGGACACGCTCGCAACCCAAGCGGGACAACGGGACTCTCACGACCGCGACCCCGGCACAGCGGACCCCgtcaaacaacacaaaaaactACCCCCAAAAACTGACAACTGGGGCGCACAGGAAGCGCGCCACCTCGGCGTGGGGAAACTTTTTGCAGCCCGTcttcagagaggaggaggaggaggtctgccatcAACAAGTAGCCCCGCGGCGGAGCAGCCAGAAGTCTAGTAGCCCTGAGCCGGATCACTCCATCTGGTTTGCGTTAaacccaagagagagagaggaaaaaaaaaagaaaaaagcggaGTTTTCCTTTTTCCCCCCTTCGCTGTACGTGTCAGCCGAAGACATGTTCACATCCGCACCAGCTCCTGGTCCgcggaggggagagaggagaggagaggagagcggaGTTGCTCCGCTGGATGTGGTGATCACCCGCCGCACACTGAGCGGAGCGCTGGAAGTGCGCACGCATGCCTGCGCGGCAGGAGGTCGGCCGTCCGCGGGcctgcacacgcgcgcacacacacacacacacacacacacgactggcGCAACTCGAGTTATTTGTGGTACAACGCACATATACCTCATCTAGTTTGCCCTGCAACGGCCGGGGCCAGGAGGAGCCCTGACCCGCATTGTGTTACAGAGTCttcgggaggaaaaaaaacaacaacacaactccACCAAATGTATGCACTGCACACAAAACCAGTCACACTTATCATCGCGCTGGAGCAATTAAAGGAGCCAGGGTACAAAAGAACTTGACCATTTTATTGGACTTTTTGACATCTCTGAACTTACAAACCATCAGTGCAGAATGAATAGTGACATATACAGCACCTAtttccaatcacacacacacacacacacacacacacacacacacacacacacacacacacacacacacacacacacacacggtttatCGATGACATCGGTCTTCCATATCTGAAAAACTCGTTAGGAGACTGACAGAATCTCGGTCACACAGTGAGACAACATTTACTGAACACCGGAAACGTTCTAGAACCATCTCGACTCCTCGCTCTACACACTGACGTTTCATCACACCACATACGATTAAAACatgtaaaagggggggggttgttgggctTTTGCAGTTTGGTGACACACCTGGTCGATGGCGTTTGCATGACCACAGCCCCCGGGTGGCAGCGCTTCCTACAGACAAGCACTTCTTACGCGTGTGGTCACCAGCTGCAAGAGGACCGATGAGGAATGTTTGGATGAGGCGGGGCGTTAAGGGAGGCTACGGGGAGTGAAAAATGTGGTTTCAGGGAGCCGTTCCCGAGCATCCActatgtctacacacacacacaacacgtccCGTCATATCCGAGTCTGACCAGCACCGCTTGAGGACTGGTCAGACGGGCAAGTGAACCATGTGTGTAACGATACACTTTGCAAGGATCTacaggggtttttttgtttttgttttttgtgttttttttgtttggggtACGATAAGTATGCGTGGGGCACAAAGGTGGTCCAGGATGAACTGATGTGAGCACCAGGTAGGAGCTCTATTTGTGCCTGCtgcctctcctcttcatggccgCTGTGCACTGGGGGCAATACCACTTCCCCTTGGGGGCTTCTGTCAGGCCTACGCAGCCGTAGTGGAACCACTCAATGGGACACTGAGGAGAACACAAACAACGAAGTTAGACTCTCGAACCTTTGGGGAAAACGTGAAATAAGGCAGTAGATAGGCTCTGAATTACATGAAAACCAGGGGAAACGATACTTACATCTGTATTATCACATCCAACCATTTCTCCATAAGAAACCTACAACAAAACACATAATAGTTTAGGAAATATTTTAATTTCTTGACAAATCTTAAATTCTTGGCGTCTCACAGGATAAACATGAACATGTGTTACATCATCTATACATGGAAATACACCACAACACTGCTCTGCTGACAAGTTATACCCATCAAGATCTGACCAACACCACCTGACAGTGATCAGACGGGCAAGTCAGCCATGTATGTAACAGGTAcattattccacatgtatgtaaCAGGTACACTATTACACATGTATGTAACATGTACACTTATGTGTATGTAACAGGTACAtgattacatgtgtgtgtgtaacaggtaCACTATTACACATGTAACAGGTACACTATTACACACATGTAATAGGTAAACTATTACTATTCCACATGTGTAATACTGCACCTGTTACACATATGTGTAATAGGTACACTATTACATACATGCCCAACCAATCCAAATGAAGATATTCTGGTTTTCCATTTTGTCCAACCAAACTTTATTTTTCACAAATACTCTCCATTGACACCATTTTCCAAACCACCCCATTCTCGCCCCACCAACCCAGAAAGGAATGAGCGGGTGTTGCAGTTTAATGCTGCTTGACTTGTTAAAAATTACTTCCAAATGCCTGTCCGTACTGGTGTGGGAAGCCAAGGAAATATGCCACCTACTGTCGACAAACTGAAATACAGCTATCCTTGACAACAACTGTCAAGTAGCTGACAGGAAGTTGTGGAATGAAAGGCCACGAATTTAGATATGTCATTATTCCTTCTGGTTTTCAGTTAGTCTCATCTAAATACAGCAGGCCATGTCATGGTTCTATTTCTGACACAACCAGCTGGCCTTCACATATTAGTATTAGTTTGTGTATTATTAGGGAaaaacttaaaaataaaaaaactaaaaataGTTTGAAAATAAATTaagtaaaaaataaattaaattaatcaaaattaaattaaattaatcaaaatatataaaaaataaattgttCATGTTGGAAATGGTTGTGACAATGAACCCTTTGAAGAATTCATTAAAATCAGAAGTTAGttttcgtttttatttttttctaaaatgtGGTCTTGACATTTCTTTTTAAATGCAAACCTGACATTACCATCACTGAGACTGTGATTTTTAACTGACTGGATGTTCTTTAATATATTCCATAACAATCTAAATGTAACAAAGTAATCAAATGTCTCAATCTTGGAGAGTATATTACCAATTCAAGTTGTGATTAAGTAACTCAGTAAGTACATTTCAAAGTCACCCGGTGAACATAGTTTTACCCATCATCGGTACGTGTGTGCTTAGACAAGTTTTATGTGACTGTCCATGCTTGTATGAAGTCCCTCTCTGTGTcggcacatccatccattatccaaaccgcttatcccaattgggattgcgggatgctggagcctatcccagcagtcactgggcggcaggtgtgtTGGCATATCTACATATGGATAAatgtcttgtgtgtgtgcatttacctGGTTGCAGATGCAGTAGCGGGGCTCATTGGGGTCGTAGGTCCAGTCTACCTGGCTGTTGGCCTCAGCTTCAGGCAGCACTGAGGCCTGCTGAGAAAGCTCCTGGGCCAGGGCCGATGATGAAGAGCATGATGacagtgatgaggaggatgaggatgaagatgactGATGATTTGAAGATTTAATGCTGCTCCTGGCAGGGAGAAGGTAGGGAATGAGTTAACGTCAAACATCTTTTCTTCTgttaaaaaaaccccaacaaaaacaaaaaacaaaaactgagcaACCTAATCTGATTTACTCAAATAGATTTTTTGGACAAGTCAACATAGGAGGCATTTACACCCGGGAAGTTAAAAGTACGTGATGTGGCACCAGCAAACGGAGCTACCAGAACACCCCACATTAGCGGTGGGTGGGCTGTACACCAATGGAGAAGGTAGCAACAGTACACAATTTGTCTACCGCTGTAGCTGTGCCACTACTGTTTCTGCTGTGGGTTAAACCAACAATAGCGTACATGTGCCAGTGTGAGTGGTGACACAATCAGTTATTACCCGTAAACCAGACAAATATTCTGTCAGCCAACTTTCCGCTACACCACCACTTGGTAATTTCTGGGGTGCTACTAGCTAGACATTCACAACATACAATTAGTCAACACTAGCTAGTAACAGTTCAACTAGCTCACTAATAGCCTATGTCAGTTGTTAGGCCAATACCTCGATGTCAGCCTGTATTTTCAGTTAACACCTGCTCCCCTCCAGCGTTTGATTTTATGTCAACTTTTCAAGCAAATGGTCTTTGTAAgggaaaataacaaaacaaaaaaacagaacagcTCACACTTCTGAGTGCAGCTAGGGGGGGGGATCAAATTGCCCTTAAAATCTATTCAGTGGAAACGGAGGTAAACGCATCTTGATTTATTCTATGTTCAAGGTGTTTCACCTGACAAATTTAGAATCGACTTAAATCTTacttgaatctactactactactactactttcgggtgctcccgttagggggtgccacagtggatcatccatttccatctcttcctgtcctctgcaacttcctctgtcacaccagctacctgcatgtcctccctcaccacatccataaacctcctctttggccttcctcttctcctcttgcctggcagctccatattcagcatccttctcccaatatacccagcatctctcctccacacatgtccaaaacatctcaatcttgcctcttgctttgtctccaaaccatccaatctgagctgtccctctaatgtactcgttcctaatcctgtccttcttcgttcctcccaatgaaaatcttatcatcttcaactctgccacctccagctccacctcctgtcttttcatcagtgccagtctccaaaccatacaacatagctggtctcactaccatcttgtaaaccttccctttaactcttgctagtacctttctgtcacaaaccactcctgacactcttctccacccactccaccctgcctacactctcttcttcacctctcttctgcactccgttACTCTgtacagttggccccaagtatttaaactcatacaccatcacctccactccttgcatgctcaccattccactgtcctccctctcattcacacacatgtattccgtgttgctcctactgacttccattcctcttctctccagtgcatacctccacctctccaggctctcctcaacctgcaccctactctcactacagatcaaaatgtcatctgcaaacatcatcgtccacggagactcctgcctaatctcgtccgtcaacctgtccatcaccactgcaaacaagaaagggctcagaaaaTCTTAAATCTTACTTGAATGTGTCTGTAAAATCTCAGCCAAAAAAATAGGCATTTTCACAGGAATTTCATACACCTCAACTACTTTTTCAAATCACattagaaggaaaaaaaatatacaGTGGCATAAATTGTTACCAAAAAACATCCTgaattaatttttttcttttaaatcatcTGCcactagggctgtcaatgaatattccaaattcaaATATATAACcaaaatagcaaaaaaaaaaaaaacaacaacaaaaaaaaacagacattcgagtgtgaaaattaatattcgtttgtattcgtttgggggggggggcgcagcacTACTGTGGCCGTCTGCCTCGCGAATTCTCGTGAGGACCTTGGCCACTGCACTGAATATGCTGCATGACGGAGAGGAGTCGCACAACGTCACCTTCACTGGTTGAAAATTAACTTCAGGTCAAGCTGAAAGGAGTGGATAATTCAACAACAAccgtgtggtaaagatggcagagagttcacaacccaactGGGCTGCAGAGAGAGTGACTTTCACGTCGAACAATCTAAAAAGTCCTGTTTGGAAATACTCcggattttggtcagaaaacaGAAAAATTGTAGAACCTACATGTTGTCTTTAAATGAAGTTTTACGGTATAGGACATTAtcttattttgtattttgtaggtATTGTAGATCTCGTAAAAGACACATTTATGTGGAAATAAATATTCTTATACAAGTAGTTATGTCCCGCgttggtttgccctcttatggacataatgcgcaaaaatatattcgaatgggttcgaacctatgtgtttttttaaaaaaattttttagagGGAATAATCGAACGTCATTTTTGACAAGTTTTGACAGCCCTATCTGCCACTATCCTACATTTCTTTGTATTTAAATCTCCACTAAGAACAAGATGTTGGAGTTGACTGAGATGTACTGAGAGCAGGTGAGCCAGTCATTAGCTGTTACAGTACAGGATTTCATGGTATAATGTGCAGCAGCAGATAGTTAATTGTCTTACTTGGACTTGCGTCCTCTGGAATCAGAGGAGGCAGAGGGGGTGAGGGTCTGCGTGAGAGTAGAGGCCAGAGCGGATGAGGAGTAGCCTGAGGAATCCCTTGATAGAGAGAACTCCCTCCCCAGCTGGAAGTCATTGTTCTTGATGGCCTCATAGCTGGCCTTCAAACTAGACGTCCTCCTGCCCTCCTTCATCTGCACAAAAGGCACACATACAGCACGTCCTCATGGAGTATACGTATCAAGGTGACCGGAAACAATGCAGGTATGATGAAACAGGATGTGTGCATGCTACTGTGCCTCCCTTACCTGTGCGGTGGCCTGCACAGCCTGTGCTGCTGCCATGGTAATGGCCCCCGCCCCAGCCCCCGGCCCAGCAGGTAGGGAGCTGAGGCTGTACGAGGTCAGCGTCTGAGAGGAGTTCACATTGTAGACGTTGTTTGCGGACGATGAATTACTATTAGTCCGGCAGCCTAAAGAGAACGTTGGGTAAAGACAGGGTCAGAGGGCTTTAGATCAGATGGTGAGTAAGACAGAGAAGTCAGCGAGTAAAAACTGTATAATCACGCATGCGAGCAGTGTTATGCAGCTAGCTGCTACCTGGCGTGTTCTCCTTGGATGCATCTGAAGTGAGGGTCGAGAGCAAGGCCTCTGACTTGAACTTCTTCTCTGGGACATGCTctgtagtgtggtgtgtgggcGCACTGTATTTTCTCTCTGTTGCAAAGACCCACAGGATGCATCCCGTTAAAGCTTGGTTATACCATAAAGGCTACAGTGCTTCCCCCACCACAACACTTAGCAGGTGGGCAGCCTACGCATCGTGAATATCCATCAACCAATCCCCCAGTGAACAGTGAAATGTGAAAATTTAAGTTTATATATTCAGTGAAAAGGAAAACACATATATGCAACACAAGTTAATTTTACTGCATGAGAGAATTACAGGTTTTCGAAAGAATAATTCAACTACTTGCAAGTGTGGTGTAATGGAAGGCTCCGGAAAGTTTAACGTAGCTTTGGTATGACAACAAAATGGAGTAAATGAAGCCAGGAAGGCAAAAATGTCGACCTTACCACAGTTGACAACATACCTACAACTAACCAGACCCTCCCATTAATAGAAACGTTACAGAGGAAGCACCAAGAAAGACAAGAGAAGAACTCCAGAGAGTTGCTCAGGTCCATGGACGGCCTAATTAGTGTGAGGAATTTCAAGACAGAGGCACACTTGCCCCATACTTACTCTCAGCTGTGGCGTGTGAGTGGACATGGTGGTTATTGACCGGCTGAGAAGGACTGTCCATCTCCAGAGATCCTGCAGGAGAGACGGTGAAGATGAATATTGTTTTCCTGGATCAGTCCAAGTTAAGTGATACGTGCAACTGgcaaataaacttgaaacttaaagtgtattttccatccatccattatccaaaccgcttatcctgctctcagggtcgcggggatgctggagcctatcccagcagtcattgggcggcaggcggggagacaccctggacaggccgccagtccatcacagggacagTCCAGCACAGACACAAGTatattttcttattttcaaaATATCTGTGCCCAGCGTAGTAAAACTGAAGAGCTGCACCAGGACAAGTGAAGCACTATTTCACGATCATCGACTGCCTCAAACAGTTAAAAAACAACAGTTGAGAGCTGAAATGATGATGGGTATACAGCTGACGGACAACTCATTTATTACTCTGCAATGAATGCAGGCGTGTGTGGGTTTGTCTTCGACGTCAGCGACTTACGTCTTTCCAGGATCTCAGTGATGCCTGCATTGTCAGCCTCCAGCTCCATCTTGAATTTGGCCAACTCCTGGTCCAGCTTCCTCAAGTGGCGGTCCACCTGGAACACAGAAGCCCCATAGAGCCCCCGGTTTAGGTGTGTGCAATATGCAGTGCATACCACAAACACCAGCGACATCACGAACACATGGTTAAAATTATAACACACATTGATATGTCGTTGCATTCACACTATATATTAGTAAATTGTATCAACCCCCCGGACTCCACATACACTGCTAATTTTACTTTACTGCCAAAACTGCCCATAATTCAAAACGACCTTGAAGCCAAATATATCTACTTTGTACCATAAGAAGTTCGAGACACGTGTTTTTTGTGTCGACACAGCACCAATGCAAAATACAGATACTAGCTGTATCTTGAGGGAGCGTGTGGGCTTCAATGATTTTCTGAGTCGACTCGTCTTTTCTAATAGAAAATTATCATCCTGGaagacctggcggcctgtccagggtgtctccccgcctgctgcccaatgactgctgggataggctccagcatccctgcgaccctgagagcaggataagcagtttggataatggatggatggatgaagaccaCCAGAGGAGTGCTGGTATTATACATAATCTAACAGAATTCACGTCTTCTTGCCACATATTTGCTAATATTTTCAAGCGTAGGCGGTGTGACTGAAATCAGAACTACTCAGTAACTTAAGTTGCACAGTTCTTTTCATTTTTGAGGGATCTGTTTGGAAAACAAATTCATGTGAACTGTCCGTGAACTGCAGCAGCGCCTCTGGAAGTCCACTGAGGTCTGTGTTTTAATCTACTGAAACGTTGTTTGACTGCCACCTACTGGTGGTTAGACCACATGATTTGGCAACCCACACCAGGACCATGTGTATTCAGTCAGCTTCCACACAAAAACACGTGCAGTGCAACACATTAATAGTGCAGCACAGTAATTTGATCGACTAGTCAACCAGAAATTCATTCATGTAATACGGAATCAAGCGACCCAAATAAACTCGGCAAAACTGACAGCTGTCACCCAGACAACCAGTTAGTTTGGGAGATGGGCCTCAGCAGTCCACCAGTTAGTCTGGGAGACGGGGGCTTCAGCAGTTGAGCAAATTTTTATGCTATTTGTCTCCAAAATTTGCAGAATAAAACACTAATTTCTGCATTCTAACAACAGAGAAGGAAAATCTGATCAGTGGCTTCCAAAAGATTTCTAACTGCTTTGCATGTTTTCTCTTGAGGTACtacaaaaattaacatttcaaaGAGTAGTTTGAAAAGAGAATGTTTCTAATGCTGAAGCCAACAGTTTTAAACCAACGCAAGGAGGTTTGTTTTCATCTGGTACGATGTGCACGAGTTCATACATTACAATATTGTTCAAGCTTTTGTTTTCTGAAGagttacatacactcactggccactttattaggtacaccttgctagtactgggttggacccccttttgccttcagaactgccttaatctttcgtggcatagattcaacaaggtactggaaacattcctcagagagtttggtccatattgacatgatagcatcacgcagttgctgcagatttgtcggctgcacatccatgatgcgaatctcccggtccaccacatcccaaaggtgctctattggattgagatctggtgactgtggaggccatttgagtacagtgaactcattatcatgttcaagaaaccagtctgagatgattcgagctttatgacatggcgcgttatcctgctggaagtagccatcagaagatgggaacactgtggtcataaagggatggacatggtcagcaacaatactcaggtaggctgtggcattgacacgatgctcaattggtactaaggggcccaaagtgtgccaagaaaatatcccccacaccattacaccaccaccaccagcctgaactgttgatacaaggcaggatggatccatgctttcacgttgttgacgccaaattctgaccctaccatccgaatgtcgcagcagaaattgagactcatcagaccaggcaacgtttttccaatcttctattgtccaattttggtgagcctgtgcgaattgtagcctcagtttcctgttcttaactgacaagagtggcacccggtgtggtcttctgctgctgtagcccatctgcctcaaggttcgacgtgttgtgcattcagggacgctcttctgcatacctcggttgtaatgagtggttatttggttactgttgcctttctatcagctcgagccagtctggccattctcctctgacctctggcatcatcaaggcattttcgcccacagaactgccgctcactggatattttctctttttcggaccattctctgtaaaccctagagatggttgtacgtgaaaatcccagtagatcagcagtttctgaaatactcagaccagcccgtctggcaccaacaaccatgccacgttcaaagtcacttaaatcacctttcttccccattctgatgctcggtttgaactgcagcagatcgtcttgaccatgtctacatgcctaaatgcattgagtggctgccatgtgattggctgattagaaattggcgttaacgagcagttggacaggtgtgcctaataaagtggccggtgagtgtacatatacgttttttcttttttgactgTGTGATCTCAATTTGAAAATAATATTAAAACTATTCAGACCCAAATACCGAAGCCATGTTGGTGGCTTTGTGCGCGCACAGTTTTAACTGCACAAATATCTGCACAACATTGACAACTTGTTGGTTGTCACCTAACTTTTTTGTACGCCAAGCCCTGGGGAAAACAACATTTCTGGGACACGGCATCTACTTTTACTCACCAGATCATAAATCTGA
Coding sequences:
- the ing3 gene encoding inhibitor of growth protein 3 isoform X2, producing the protein MEVIKKDYYKALEDADEKVQLANQIYDLVDRHLRKLDQELAKFKMELEADNAGITEILERRSLEMDSPSQPVNNHHVHSHATAEKRKYSAPTHHTTEHVPEKKFKSEALLSTLTSDASKENTPGCRTNSNSSSANNVYNVNSSQTLTSYSLSSLPAGPGAGAGAITMAAAQAVQATAQMKEGRRTSSLKASYEAIKNNDFQLGREFSLSRDSSGYSSSALASTLTQTLTPSASSDSRGRKSKSSIKSSNHQSSSSSSSSSLSSCSSSSALAQELSQQASVLPEAEANSQVDWTYDPNEPRYCICNQVSYGEMVGCDNTDCPIEWFHYGCVGLTEAPKGKWYCPQCTAAMKRRGSRHK
- the ing3 gene encoding inhibitor of growth protein 3 isoform X1 yields the protein MLYLEDYLEMIEQLPMDLRDRFTEMREMDLQVQNATDQLEQKVIEFFVNAKKNKPEWREEQMEVIKKDYYKALEDADEKVQLANQIYDLVDRHLRKLDQELAKFKMELEADNAGITEILERRSLEMDSPSQPVNNHHVHSHATAEKRKYSAPTHHTTEHVPEKKFKSEALLSTLTSDASKENTPGCRTNSNSSSANNVYNVNSSQTLTSYSLSSLPAGPGAGAGAITMAAAQAVQATAQMKEGRRTSSLKASYEAIKNNDFQLGREFSLSRDSSGYSSSALASTLTQTLTPSASSDSRGRKSKSSIKSSNHQSSSSSSSSSLSSCSSSSALAQELSQQASVLPEAEANSQVDWTYDPNEPRYCICNQVSYGEMVGCDNTDCPIEWFHYGCVGLTEAPKGKWYCPQCTAAMKRRGSRHK